The Suncus etruscus isolate mSunEtr1 chromosome 7, mSunEtr1.pri.cur, whole genome shotgun sequence genome includes a window with the following:
- the NHLH1 gene encoding helix-loop-helix protein 1, with product MMLSSDLPELPLHSETESSGGLGDMARGLEPGEPTGRRDLVQLSREERRRRRRATVKYRTAHATRERIRVEAFNLAFAELRKLLPTLPPDKKLSKIEILRLAICYISYLNHVLDV from the coding sequence ATGATGCTTAGCTCAGACCTGCCAGAGCTGCCTCTCCACTCAGAAACGGAATCCAGTGGCGGGTTGGGGGACATGGCGCGGGGTTTAGAGCCAGGGGAACCCACAGGCCGTCGCGACCTGGTGCAGCTGAGCCGTGAGGAGCGGAGACGCCGGCGCAGAGCCACAGTCAAGTACCGCACAGCCCATGCCACGCGGGAGCGGATCCGCGTGGAGGCCTTCAACTTGGCCTTCGCAGAACTGCGCAAGCTGCTGCCCACGCTGCCCCCAGACAAGAAGCTGTCCAAGATCGAGATCCTAAGGCTGGCCATCTGCTACATCTCCTATCTGAACCACGTGCTGGATGTCTGA